From the Roseibium salinum genome, one window contains:
- a CDS encoding hydantoinase B/oxoprolinase family protein, whose product MTAKWDFWIDRGGTFTDIVGRAPDGTLHPHKVLSENPEAYRDAAIQGIRELLGVEKGAPIPSDKIATVKMGTTVATNALLERKGERTALFITKGFRDALEIGYQARPNIFAKEIIKPELLYESVHEISERVRADGTLETALDEAQARGEMQAAWDAGIRSIAIVLMHAYAYPAHEQVLKQIAEDVGFPQISVSHEVSPLMKLVGRGDTTVVDAYLSPILRRYVSQVQEELGLGPLLMFMQSSGGLTAADLFQGKDAILSGPAGGVVGAVETSRMAGFDKIIGFDMGGTSTDVCHYDGDYERTFETEVAGVRMRAPMMMIHTVAAGGGSILHYADGRFQVGPDSAGANPGPACYRRGGPLTVTDANLMTGKLAPDFFPKIFGPNQDQPLDGDVVRRKFAQLAEKIGDGRTPEEVADGFLKIAVENMANAIKKISVQRGYDVTDYALTCFGGAGGQTGCRVADSLGMKKVILHPFSGILSAYGMGLADIRADRQQAVVKTLDEELLPELNALRDQLAEQTEAELEKQDIPAEARRTTATAHLRFAGTDTPLQVPLGGVAEMRAAFEEAHRKQFGFAYENKPVVVEALEVETGGGGAGLIEPDLTLSAETAAPAISTPLYSEGNWHDAGIYKREALRPGMRITGPAIIIEPHATIAVEDGWAAEINAKDHVILNRVVPLNRAEAIGTHADPVMLEVFNNLFMSIAEQMGVTLQNTAYSVNIKERLDFSCAVFDANGALVANAPHMPVHLGSMDRSVETVIKLNKGKIRPGDVFALNAPYNGGTHLPDITVVSPVFDDEGKEILFWSASRGHHADVGGSAPGSMTPRATNVDEEGVLFDNFKIVDQGRFCEEELVSLLTNHPYPARNPHQNVADLSAQIAANEKGIQELRKMVAHFGLDVVQAYMGHVQDNAEESVRRVIEALKDSQYEYPTDQGSVIKVKITVDKENREATVDFTGTSDVKPNNFNAPEPVTRAAILYCFRVMVEGDIPMNAGCLKPIKIIIPDGCMLRPSYPAAVVAGNVETSQHVTNAVFAALGAMANAQGTMNNLTFGNDTYQYYETICSGSPAGPGFNGTDGVHTHMTNSRLTDPEVLEFRFPVLLEDFHIRKETGGKGKWSAGDGTRRTLRFLEKMDCAILSSHRTIPPKGLDGGDDGQLGRTEVRRLDGTVQVLEGCDQTILDAGEAVTVITPTAGGWGKA is encoded by the coding sequence ATGACAGCCAAGTGGGATTTTTGGATCGACCGGGGTGGCACCTTCACCGACATCGTCGGCCGTGCGCCGGACGGAACGTTGCATCCGCATAAAGTCTTGTCGGAAAATCCGGAAGCTTATCGCGATGCGGCCATCCAGGGAATTCGCGAGTTGCTGGGCGTCGAAAAAGGCGCACCTATTCCCTCGGACAAGATCGCAACCGTGAAGATGGGCACCACGGTCGCCACCAACGCGCTGCTGGAGCGCAAAGGGGAACGCACGGCCCTGTTCATCACGAAGGGCTTTCGTGATGCTCTGGAAATCGGGTATCAGGCGCGCCCGAATATCTTCGCCAAGGAAATCATCAAGCCGGAACTGCTTTACGAGAGCGTTCACGAAATCTCGGAACGTGTCCGCGCAGACGGCACTCTGGAAACCGCTCTCGACGAGGCCCAGGCCCGCGGGGAGATGCAGGCCGCCTGGGATGCGGGCATCCGCTCCATCGCCATTGTTCTGATGCATGCCTACGCCTATCCGGCGCACGAGCAGGTCTTGAAGCAAATCGCCGAAGACGTCGGTTTTCCGCAGATCTCCGTCTCTCACGAAGTCTCGCCGCTGATGAAGCTGGTAGGGCGCGGTGACACGACAGTCGTCGACGCGTACCTGTCACCGATCCTGCGCCGATACGTCAGTCAAGTGCAGGAAGAGCTCGGCCTGGGGCCGCTGCTGATGTTCATGCAGTCCTCCGGAGGCCTTACGGCAGCGGATCTGTTCCAGGGCAAGGACGCAATCCTGTCCGGCCCTGCCGGCGGCGTTGTCGGCGCTGTGGAGACATCGCGCATGGCCGGGTTCGACAAGATCATCGGCTTCGACATGGGGGGCACGTCAACTGACGTGTGCCACTATGACGGCGACTATGAGCGTACCTTTGAAACCGAAGTCGCAGGCGTGCGCATGCGCGCACCGATGATGATGATTCACACGGTGGCGGCCGGCGGCGGCTCAATCCTTCACTATGCGGATGGTCGCTTTCAGGTCGGACCGGATTCGGCCGGCGCCAACCCGGGCCCGGCCTGTTACCGCCGGGGCGGACCGCTGACCGTGACCGATGCCAACCTGATGACGGGAAAGCTGGCACCGGACTTCTTCCCGAAGATCTTCGGCCCGAACCAGGACCAGCCGCTTGACGGCGACGTCGTTCGCCGGAAATTCGCGCAATTGGCTGAAAAAATCGGAGATGGCCGCACGCCGGAAGAGGTTGCCGACGGCTTCCTCAAGATCGCTGTCGAGAACATGGCCAACGCCATCAAGAAAATCTCGGTTCAGCGCGGCTATGACGTTACCGACTATGCACTGACCTGTTTCGGCGGCGCCGGCGGACAGACCGGTTGCCGCGTGGCGGACAGCCTCGGCATGAAGAAAGTCATCCTGCACCCGTTCTCAGGTATCTTGTCAGCCTATGGCATGGGCCTGGCGGACATCAGGGCAGACCGCCAGCAAGCGGTGGTCAAGACGCTGGACGAAGAACTGCTGCCGGAACTGAACGCCCTGCGCGACCAACTCGCCGAGCAGACGGAAGCGGAACTCGAAAAGCAGGACATTCCGGCGGAGGCCCGCCGGACCACCGCGACAGCCCATCTGCGTTTTGCAGGCACCGACACCCCGTTGCAGGTGCCGCTTGGCGGCGTCGCCGAAATGCGCGCCGCCTTCGAGGAAGCTCACCGCAAACAGTTCGGCTTTGCCTACGAAAACAAGCCGGTCGTCGTGGAAGCACTTGAAGTTGAAACCGGCGGCGGCGGTGCAGGACTGATTGAACCGGATTTGACGCTTTCCGCGGAAACCGCCGCCCCGGCAATCTCGACCCCGCTTTATTCCGAAGGCAACTGGCATGATGCGGGCATCTACAAGCGCGAGGCGCTCAGGCCGGGCATGAGGATTACGGGCCCTGCCATCATCATCGAACCCCATGCCACAATCGCCGTTGAAGACGGCTGGGCGGCGGAAATCAACGCCAAGGATCACGTCATCCTGAATCGGGTCGTTCCTCTGAACCGGGCAGAAGCCATCGGCACCCATGCCGACCCGGTGATGCTGGAAGTGTTCAATAATCTGTTCATGTCGATCGCCGAGCAGATGGGAGTGACGCTGCAGAACACAGCCTACTCGGTCAACATCAAGGAGCGGCTGGATTTCTCCTGTGCCGTTTTCGATGCCAATGGCGCCCTTGTCGCCAACGCTCCGCACATGCCGGTGCACCTGGGCTCGATGGACCGTTCCGTCGAGACCGTGATCAAACTCAACAAGGGCAAGATCAGACCGGGCGATGTCTTCGCGCTCAATGCGCCCTACAACGGTGGTACCCACCTGCCGGACATTACCGTCGTTTCCCCGGTCTTCGATGACGAGGGCAAGGAAATCCTGTTCTGGTCCGCCTCCCGCGGGCACCATGCGGATGTCGGCGGTTCGGCTCCGGGATCCATGACCCCGCGGGCCACCAATGTGGATGAGGAAGGCGTTCTGTTCGACAATTTCAAGATCGTCGATCAGGGGCGCTTCTGCGAGGAGGAACTTGTCAGCCTCCTGACCAACCATCCCTACCCGGCAAGAAATCCACACCAGAACGTCGCTGATCTCTCCGCGCAGATCGCCGCCAACGAAAAGGGTATCCAGGAACTGAGGAAAATGGTCGCCCATTTCGGACTGGATGTTGTCCAGGCCTATATGGGCCACGTTCAGGACAATGCAGAAGAAAGTGTACGCCGGGTCATCGAGGCTTTGAAGGATTCCCAGTACGAGTATCCGACGGACCAGGGATCGGTGATCAAGGTCAAGATTACGGTCGATAAGGAAAATCGCGAAGCCACCGTCGATTTCACCGGCACGTCCGACGTGAAGCCGAACAATTTCAACGCTCCCGAACCGGTGACCCGGGCTGCAATCCTTTATTGCTTCCGTGTCATGGTGGAAGGCGATATCCCGATGAATGCGGGTTGCCTGAAGCCGATCAAGATCATCATTCCGGACGGCTGTATGCTGCGGCCGTCTTATCCCGCGGCAGTCGTTGCCGGCAACGTTGAAACCTCACAGCATGTCACCAACGCTGTCTTTGCCGCGCTCGGGGCCATGGCCAATGCGCAAGGTACGATGAACAACCTGACCTTCGGCAATGACACTTACCAGTACTACGAGACCATCTGCTCCGGTTCACCGGCCGGGCCGGGTTTCAACGGTACCGATGGTGTGCACACCCACATGACCAATTCCCGCCTGACCGACCCGGAGGTGTTGGAATTCCGCTTCCCCGTTTTGCTGGAGGATTTCCACATCCGCAAGGAAACCGGCGGCAAAGGCAAATGGTCAGCGGGCGACGGCACCCGGCGAACGCTGCGCTTCCTTGAGAAAATGGACTGCGCCATTCTCTCCTCCCACCGCACGATTCCGCCGAAGGGTCTCGACGGAGGTGACGACGGCCAACTTGGCCGAACGGAAGTTCGCCGACTGGACGGAACCGTCCAGGTGCTAGAAGGCTGCGATCAGACAATCTTGGACGCGGGTGAAGCGGTTACCGTCATCACACCGACAGCTGGAGGCTGGGGTAAAGCCTGA
- a CDS encoding glycosyltransferase family 39 protein: MQQDIRQSSSGELARFGFLFIILAAATLLRAYDLDRTSLWYDEAVTWSQSTRSFSEMLSAVAQDNYPPLHNIILWLSIPVSGDSEVALRLPSVLLGVAAVWLTYFAGSFLGGRSAGLLAAALLAVSPFHIWYSTEARMYALLAASGLAFLLSVFKVLEKPSGIRLLALGLSGTLFLYSHVYALLGFAAVGLVCAFYALADLVRTRTVLKSSAVAACLAMSVSLILFVPWLIILAIRIRSVAATDFWIAYPGAEFLKDMAGSMSGSLALFWILAGMALLYVLRRLAGSLLTSGTATMTIRRAAVVCLAYTAGPLVLAYLYSVFMQPILFDRYLIAAWTGLLVLASASANLIVPRVGPAILFVVALLLSYPELKFTLLHKTRPEWRSVVQDYLAVRSSDDRLILYKGFAAPALAYYLREPGAFKAAESIEDLNSPPRLPNDRWLLLVHSGPPEINDALKAFGVDGTDPVAQRFGWGASGLSLFRSDQR, translated from the coding sequence GTGCAGCAAGACATCAGGCAAAGTAGCAGCGGCGAACTGGCACGGTTCGGTTTCTTGTTCATCATTCTTGCTGCGGCGACCCTTCTGCGTGCGTACGATCTGGACAGAACGAGCCTCTGGTACGACGAAGCGGTGACCTGGAGCCAGTCGACACGCTCATTCTCCGAAATGTTGTCCGCAGTTGCCCAGGACAACTATCCCCCGCTGCACAACATCATTTTATGGCTGAGCATACCGGTGTCAGGCGACAGCGAAGTCGCGCTTCGCCTTCCTTCCGTTCTTCTGGGTGTTGCCGCGGTGTGGCTGACCTATTTTGCAGGAAGCTTTCTGGGAGGAAGGTCTGCCGGCCTTCTTGCCGCCGCCCTGCTGGCCGTCTCTCCCTTCCACATCTGGTATTCCACCGAGGCTCGCATGTATGCGCTGCTGGCAGCCAGCGGTCTCGCCTTCCTGCTGTCCGTTTTCAAGGTTCTGGAAAAACCGTCCGGCATCCGATTGCTTGCGCTTGGCCTCAGCGGCACCCTATTCCTTTACAGCCATGTCTATGCGTTGCTCGGCTTCGCCGCCGTCGGGCTCGTCTGCGCCTTCTACGCCCTTGCCGATCTCGTCCGAACTAGAACTGTCCTGAAATCCAGCGCTGTCGCCGCCTGCCTCGCCATGAGCGTGAGCCTGATCCTGTTTGTGCCCTGGCTGATCATCCTGGCAATCCGGATCCGGTCCGTCGCCGCAACGGATTTCTGGATCGCCTATCCCGGTGCCGAGTTTCTGAAAGACATGGCGGGCAGCATGTCCGGTTCTCTTGCGCTCTTCTGGATATTGGCGGGCATGGCCCTGCTTTACGTGCTGCGACGCCTTGCCGGTTCTCTCCTGACTTCCGGGACGGCAACCATGACTATCCGTCGGGCAGCCGTGGTCTGCCTTGCCTATACGGCCGGACCGCTGGTGCTGGCCTATCTCTATTCCGTGTTCATGCAGCCGATCCTGTTCGACCGGTATCTGATCGCGGCCTGGACAGGCCTGCTCGTGCTCGCTTCCGCAAGCGCCAACTTGATCGTGCCGCGCGTCGGGCCGGCGATACTGTTCGTTGTAGCTCTGCTGCTAAGCTATCCTGAGCTGAAGTTCACGCTGCTGCACAAGACGAGACCGGAGTGGCGAAGCGTTGTTCAGGATTATTTGGCCGTCCGGTCATCTGACGATCGCCTGATTCTCTACAAGGGTTTTGCTGCGCCCGCGCTGGCCTATTATTTGCGGGAGCCTGGTGCCTTCAAAGCTGCCGAGAGCATCGAAGATCTGAACTCCCCGCCTCGTTTGCCGAATGACCGATGGCTGCTCCTCGTTCACAGCGGTCCACCGGAAATCAACGACGCTCTAAAAGCCTTTGGAGTTGATGGAACGGACCCCGTCGCCCAGCGCTTTGGCTGGGGAGCGAGCGGATTGAGCTTGTTTCGATCAGATCAAAGGTAA
- a CDS encoding TRAP transporter substrate-binding protein: MLQSRFLTKAGLHLAAAAAFSVAGFTAVSAQTKWDMPTPYGDSNFHTQNIAAFAEDVKERTDGSLTIQIHSAGSLFKHPEIKNAVRKGLAPIGEILISRLSNEDAVFGVDSVPFLAPSYDQAWKLYQASKPALEEKLGEQGLQLLYAVPWPPQGIYAKKEITKVEDMQGLKFRAYNAATERLAQLAGAVPTQVEVPDLPTAFSTGRVEAMITSPSTGANSKAWDFLTHYHDTEAWLPQNMVFVNKTAFDALSDAEKTAVLEAAAEAEQRGWEASKVETKTQTDVLAENGITVVEPSSELIQGLAAIGETMAAEWQAEAGDAGAAILEAYKN, encoded by the coding sequence ATGCTGCAATCTCGTTTCCTGACCAAGGCCGGACTCCATCTGGCCGCCGCTGCCGCTTTCAGCGTGGCCGGTTTCACCGCGGTTTCCGCCCAAACCAAGTGGGATATGCCGACGCCCTATGGTGACAGCAACTTCCACACTCAGAACATTGCCGCTTTTGCCGAAGATGTGAAAGAGAGAACCGATGGTTCGCTTACCATCCAGATCCACTCTGCCGGGTCACTCTTTAAGCATCCGGAAATCAAGAATGCGGTGCGCAAGGGCCTGGCGCCGATTGGCGAAATCCTGATCTCGCGTCTTTCGAATGAAGATGCTGTGTTCGGTGTCGACTCCGTTCCCTTCCTGGCGCCGTCCTACGATCAGGCCTGGAAGCTCTATCAGGCTTCAAAACCTGCGTTGGAAGAAAAATTGGGCGAGCAGGGCCTGCAACTGCTTTACGCCGTGCCGTGGCCGCCGCAGGGGATCTATGCCAAGAAAGAAATCACCAAGGTCGAGGACATGCAGGGCCTGAAATTCCGCGCGTATAATGCCGCGACGGAACGGCTTGCCCAGTTGGCCGGTGCCGTGCCGACCCAGGTCGAAGTGCCGGACCTCCCGACCGCGTTCTCCACTGGCCGCGTGGAAGCCATGATCACCTCGCCCTCCACCGGGGCAAATTCCAAGGCCTGGGACTTCCTGACCCATTATCACGACACCGAGGCCTGGCTGCCGCAGAACATGGTCTTCGTCAACAAGACCGCGTTTGACGCCCTGAGCGACGCCGAGAAGACGGCCGTTCTGGAAGCTGCTGCCGAAGCTGAACAGCGCGGCTGGGAGGCTTCCAAGGTGGAAACCAAGACCCAGACAGATGTCCTTGCCGAAAACGGCATAACCGTTGTGGAGCCGAGCAGCGAACTGATCCAGGGCCTGGCCGCTATCGGCGAGACCATGGCCGCCGAATGGCAGGCGGAAGCCGGCGACGCCGGCGCAGCTATTCTCGAAGCGTACAAGAACTAA
- a CDS encoding TRAP transporter small permease, whose translation MRKALNSLYKASTVLAACCLVVIASLVAFQVLGRMLDGARKMIGLEPLGLLVPSLAEIAGFLLVGASFLALAGTLRNGDHIRVSILLQAVPPGAARYLNVWAIAVALALAGYFTWHAGALAYDSYLYNEVSFGIIPIPLVFPQSVMTFGLLVFTAALLDDLVAALTGDAPSFETASKDDPIEGRE comes from the coding sequence ATGCGAAAGGCACTTAATTCGCTTTATAAAGCGTCAACGGTCCTGGCTGCCTGTTGTCTGGTCGTTATTGCAAGTCTTGTGGCCTTTCAGGTGCTCGGGCGAATGCTCGACGGGGCAAGAAAGATGATCGGCCTCGAACCTCTTGGCCTGCTGGTGCCATCACTTGCCGAAATCGCCGGATTCCTGCTGGTCGGGGCCTCGTTCCTGGCGCTGGCCGGGACCTTGCGCAACGGCGACCATATCCGGGTATCCATCCTGCTGCAGGCGGTCCCGCCAGGGGCTGCACGCTATCTCAATGTCTGGGCGATCGCCGTGGCGCTGGCCCTTGCCGGCTACTTCACCTGGCATGCAGGTGCGCTGGCCTATGACAGCTATCTCTACAACGAAGTCTCTTTCGGCATCATCCCGATCCCTCTTGTCTTCCCGCAATCGGTGATGACCTTCGGACTGCTGGTATTCACGGCCGCGCTTCTGGATGATCTGGTCGCGGCGTTGACAGGTGATGCACCGAGTTTTGAAACCGCCAGCAAAGACGATCCGATCGAGGGGAGGGAATAA
- a CDS encoding TRAP transporter large permease, which produces MDLSLIAFVLGLGMLAALATGIWVAVALFAMALAAMMALVSVPTGPVLATTVWGAANSWDLTALPMFIWMGEILFRSRLSEDMFAGLSPWMRNLPGRILHVNILGCGIFAAVSGSSAATTATIGRMSLPELKQRGYDERMAIGTLAGSGTLGLLIPPSIILIVYGAATEQSIARLFMAGVLPGAMLCLLFMGYVAVWAVLNRHKMPPKEEEVPFVERLRATRRLFPVIGLIIGVIGSIYAGLASPTEAAAIGVMLSLVLSWVSGTLNRDSFASALMGATRTSCMIAFILAGASFLTVAMGYTGIPRELAAWIGSFNLSPYALLVALTLFFVVLGCFLDGISVVVLTTSVILPMVEQAGLDLIWFGIYLVLVVEMSQITPPVGFNLFVLQGMTGHNIFKVARMALPFFLLMILAIVLIVSFPGLALWLPQTMLSN; this is translated from the coding sequence ATGGATCTCTCGTTGATCGCATTCGTTCTCGGACTTGGCATGCTGGCAGCGCTCGCCACCGGCATCTGGGTGGCCGTCGCTCTGTTTGCCATGGCTCTTGCCGCAATGATGGCGCTGGTCTCCGTTCCGACCGGCCCGGTCCTGGCGACCACGGTCTGGGGAGCCGCAAACTCCTGGGACCTGACCGCCCTGCCGATGTTCATCTGGATGGGAGAGATCCTGTTCCGTTCGCGCCTGTCGGAAGACATGTTTGCCGGTCTGTCGCCCTGGATGCGCAATTTGCCGGGCCGGATACTGCATGTGAACATTCTGGGATGCGGAATTTTTGCCGCCGTCTCCGGTTCCTCCGCAGCGACCACCGCCACGATCGGGCGCATGTCGTTGCCCGAGTTGAAGCAGCGCGGCTATGACGAGCGCATGGCGATCGGGACGCTTGCTGGCTCGGGCACGCTCGGTCTTCTCATTCCGCCCTCCATCATCCTGATCGTTTATGGCGCGGCGACCGAACAATCGATCGCGCGCCTGTTCATGGCCGGCGTTCTTCCCGGTGCCATGCTGTGTCTTTTATTCATGGGGTATGTCGCTGTCTGGGCGGTTTTGAATCGGCACAAGATGCCGCCGAAGGAGGAAGAGGTCCCCTTCGTTGAGCGGCTCAGGGCAACCCGCCGGCTGTTCCCGGTTATCGGGCTCATCATCGGCGTGATCGGTTCCATCTATGCCGGGCTTGCGTCGCCGACCGAAGCTGCCGCCATCGGCGTGATGCTGTCGCTGGTCCTGTCCTGGGTTTCGGGAACCTTGAACCGGGACAGCTTCGCCAGTGCGCTGATGGGGGCAACCCGCACGTCCTGCATGATCGCCTTCATCCTGGCCGGCGCCTCGTTTCTGACGGTCGCCATGGGATATACGGGAATTCCCCGGGAATTGGCTGCCTGGATCGGTTCCTTCAACCTGTCGCCTTATGCGCTCCTGGTTGCCTTGACGCTGTTCTTTGTCGTGCTGGGCTGCTTTCTGGACGGGATCTCAGTTGTCGTTCTGACGACTTCCGTGATCCTGCCCATGGTGGAACAGGCCGGTCTTGACCTTATCTGGTTCGGAATTTACCTGGTGCTCGTGGTGGAGATGAGCCAGATCACACCACCTGTCGGCTTCAACCTGTTTGTGCTCCAGGGTATGACCGGACACAATATCTTCAAGGTGGCCCGGATGGCATTGCCGTTCTTCCTGTTGATGATCCTGGCTATTGTCCTGATTGTCAGCTTTCCCGGCTTGGCTCTTTGGCTGCCGCAGACGATGTTGAGCAATTAA
- a CDS encoding winged helix DNA-binding protein — protein MTEKPDPKSPVNSETPIGPVVSAAHLASGAMPALSEIEFAVTMMVNAYHRWMVRCMAASGSEGLGPLDVLVLHSVNHRGRAKTLSDICLVLNIEDTHTVTYALKKLEKAGLISSGRRRKEKTAEITASGEKACLEYRRLREALLVEPMKALGLDEGELSRLAATLRLVSGNYDQAARAAAAM, from the coding sequence TTGACGGAAAAGCCTGACCCGAAATCCCCCGTGAATTCGGAGACGCCCATCGGCCCGGTCGTCTCGGCGGCGCACCTGGCTTCAGGTGCGATGCCGGCTCTGTCCGAGATCGAGTTTGCGGTCACGATGATGGTGAATGCCTATCACCGCTGGATGGTGCGCTGCATGGCGGCAAGCGGATCGGAAGGGCTGGGACCGTTGGATGTGCTCGTGCTGCATTCCGTCAATCACCGGGGCCGGGCAAAGACATTATCAGACATCTGCCTCGTACTGAACATCGAAGACACCCACACGGTGACCTATGCCCTCAAGAAACTGGAAAAGGCCGGGCTGATCTCGTCCGGCCGCAGGCGCAAGGAAAAGACGGCCGAGATCACGGCCAGCGGCGAGAAGGCCTGTCTTGAATACAGGCGCCTGCGTGAAGCCCTTCTCGTGGAGCCCATGAAGGCGCTGGGCCTCGATGAGGGAGAGCTCTCCCGTCTTGCAGCAACGCTCCGGCTGGTTTCCGGAAATTACGACCAGGCTGCCCGCGCCGCCGCCGCCATGTGA
- a CDS encoding ArsR/SmtB family transcription factor: MKDHDAVAALGALAQEDRLAAFRLLMMEGPLGLPSGTIADRLNIQPTRMSFHLTALERAGLLTTRREGRHIRYAVDYARMRDLLTFLMEDCCGGNPAVCNLASGEFTKT; the protein is encoded by the coding sequence ATGAAGGATCACGATGCCGTTGCCGCGCTCGGTGCGCTTGCTCAGGAGGACCGCCTTGCCGCATTCCGCCTGTTGATGATGGAGGGGCCGCTGGGGCTTCCTTCCGGAACGATCGCCGACCGGCTGAATATCCAACCGACCCGCATGTCCTTTCACCTGACGGCGCTGGAGCGCGCGGGGCTGCTCACCACGCGGCGGGAAGGGCGGCACATTCGCTACGCGGTCGATTACGCACGGATGAGGGACCTCCTGACCTTCCTGATGGAAGATTGCTGCGGCGGCAATCCCGCGGTCTGCAATCTTGCCAGCGGCGAATTCACCAAGACCTAG
- the arsC gene encoding arsenate reductase (glutaredoxin) (This arsenate reductase requires both glutathione and glutaredoxin to convert arsenate to arsenite, after which the efflux transporter formed by ArsA and ArsB can extrude the arsenite from the cell, providing resistance.), with protein MTVTIYHNPKCGTSRNTLEMIRKSGVEPQIIEYLKTPPSRDELVSLIERMNVPVRDLLRQKGTPYVELGLGDGKWSDDQLIDFMIEHPILINRPIVVSEKGVRLCRPSEEVIDLLRGDIGSFTKEDGEVVTSGASDG; from the coding sequence ATGACCGTCACGATCTATCACAATCCCAAATGCGGGACGTCCCGCAATACGCTGGAAATGATCCGCAAATCCGGCGTGGAGCCGCAGATCATCGAATACCTGAAGACTCCGCCGAGCCGTGATGAGCTTGTTTCGTTGATCGAGCGGATGAACGTGCCGGTCCGCGATCTTCTGCGCCAGAAGGGAACACCCTATGTTGAACTCGGCCTGGGGGACGGCAAGTGGTCCGACGATCAGTTGATCGATTTCATGATCGAGCATCCTATCCTGATCAACAGGCCGATCGTCGTATCGGAAAAAGGCGTTCGCTTGTGCCGGCCCTCCGAAGAGGTCATTGATCTGCTGCGGGGCGACATCGGATCCTTCACCAAGGAAGACGGTGAAGTGGTGACTTCCGGAGCATCGGATGGCTGA
- the arsH gene encoding arsenical resistance protein ArsH, which produces MAELDIAGNDLRNVSAQDFNPIAADRLQTPPRVLLLYGSLRERSYSRFLALEAERLLQAFGAETRIFDPSGLPLPDDQPSDHPKVVELRDLCAWSEAQVWCSPERHGAMTGVMKSQIDWIPLSVGAIRPTQGKTLALMQVSGGSQSFNAVNQMRILGRWMRMVTIPNQSSVPRAYQEFDDDGRMRPSPNYDRVVDVMEELMKFTYLVRGRSDYLVDRYSERKAEREKQLPAEAARSIAS; this is translated from the coding sequence ATGGCTGAGCTGGATATCGCAGGAAACGACCTGCGCAATGTGAGCGCGCAGGACTTCAATCCCATCGCGGCCGACCGGCTGCAAACACCGCCGCGTGTCCTGTTGCTCTATGGATCCTTGCGGGAGCGCTCCTACAGCCGCTTTCTGGCGCTGGAAGCCGAGCGTTTGCTCCAGGCCTTTGGCGCCGAGACCCGGATCTTCGACCCGTCCGGCCTGCCGCTACCGGATGACCAACCGTCTGATCACCCCAAGGTCGTGGAACTGAGGGACCTGTGCGCATGGTCAGAGGCACAGGTCTGGTGTTCCCCCGAGCGTCACGGCGCCATGACCGGGGTCATGAAATCCCAAATCGACTGGATTCCCTTGAGCGTCGGCGCCATCCGTCCCACACAGGGCAAGACGCTCGCCCTGATGCAGGTGTCCGGCGGATCACAATCCTTCAATGCGGTCAATCAGATGCGCATTCTGGGGCGCTGGATGCGCATGGTGACGATCCCCAATCAGTCCTCTGTCCCGAGAGCCTATCAGGAGTTCGACGACGACGGCCGGATGAGGCCGTCACCGAACTATGATCGCGTCGTTGACGTGATGGAGGAGTTGATGAAGTTCACCTATCTTGTGCGCGGGCGCTCGGATTATCTCGTAGACCGTTATTCTGAGCGCAAGGCGGAAAGGGAAAAGCAGCTGCCGGCAGAAGCAGCCCGCAGCATTGCTAGCTGA